In the Mercenaria mercenaria strain notata unplaced genomic scaffold, MADL_Memer_1 contig_3130, whole genome shotgun sequence genome, one interval contains:
- the LOC128552759 gene encoding golgin subfamily A member 6-like protein 22, whose protein sequence is DEMDKLWNDAKEHNGKLIIEYCHTQLKESYAEVIGEKRQNGDYLVPGGYEDYKYDIENTKRKYKTKMEETEEYIVTQTLNKFIADEADYESEVMINDKKLTEEDRKTEIEMIQRDNQEALLKQQMLFNDMMAAEKQQIQEHYRIMEADRKAYMEREDQKMNLIMKQWQEEKELNQLQIQMMMNENEKQRNEFKKETKQLHDEMRAKEKENRERYDRLIAQEREFSKLQIDKMNDSMRNMLAISEKREMENMKFMKSVQTSLKDFQKKQVEERRIAENLRREKERFDDLRHQDKLKFEADLQQGRMESNAQRAEIQRLRRQMNNQSSCNVC, encoded by the exons GATGAAATGGATAAGTTATGGAATGATGCAAAAGAACACAACGGTAAATTAATAATTGAATATTGTCATACTCAACTGAAAGAATCGTATGCCGAAGTAATTGGAGAAAAAAGGCAAAATGGGGACTACCTTGTTCCTGGTGGATACGAGGATTATAAGTATGATATAGAAAACACGAAGAGGAAATACAAAACGAAAATGGAAGAGACTGAGGAATATATA GTGACGCAGACACTTAATAAATTTATAGCAGACGAAGCAGACTACGAAAGTGAGGTTATGATTAATGACAAGAAACTTACAGAAGAAGATAGGAaaa CTGAAATTGAAATGATTCAAAGAGACAACCAAGAAGCATTGCTGAAACAGCAAATGTTATTTAATGACATGATGGCAGcagaaaaacaacaaatacaggaacattatAGGATAATGGAGGCGGACAGAAAAGCGTACATGGAAAGGGAAGACCAAAAAATGAATCTTATTATGAAACAGTGGCAAGAAGAAAAAGAACTAAATCAACTGCAgatacagatgatgatgaatgaaaacgaaaaacagcgaaatgaatttaaaaaagaaacgaaaCAACTACATGACGAAATGCGTGCAAAAGAGAAAGAAAACAGAGAACGGTATGATCGACTTATAGCGCAAGAGAGGGAATTCAGTAAACTGCAAATTGACAAAATGAATGATAGTATGCGAAATATGTTGGCAATTAGTGAAAAGAGGGAAATGGAAAATATGAAGTTTATGAAAAGTGTACAGACAAGTCTAAAggattttcaaaagaaacaagtCGAAGAAAGAAGAATTGCTGAAAACTTGCGAAGAGAGAAAGAAAGATTCGATGATTTGAGACATCAGGACAAGCTGAAATTTGAAGCTGATTTGCAGCAAGGAAGAATGGAGTCAAATGCACAACGTGCAGAAATACAAAGACTTAGGAGACAAATGAATAATCAAAGTAGTTGTAACGTATGCTAA